A single window of Aspergillus oryzae RIB40 DNA, chromosome 8 DNA harbors:
- a CDS encoding uncharacterized protein (predicted protein) — MGKLQPDCDPNDLPPPYEQVVSGQPSLDDSLPPLAGPSTATPPIADNEVQDNDRSEITERPSTTMSPFLSQDPTALHSLISHEARIPPRPCLSVRGAHQETHPDRNDRKENRTESVVDFDFRINLTNYLVGDPDHDAGWYQLRVARDGDGQKLYRGGRCRSRTWKRNARGRRVRLPTEEDGTATENVGLVEDDAGPDLMGWCERFCQDPSPVKSFTFTRHIENFNSSIIHSTLTSHLRSLNYQGNIDISTSFSNRLFTVYSPHWINRARNNNFVYYTCLILQLWLITWPIIWLLERRYAVVGSVWLFSREVGSQHVYARNRDEAGIAEDLAPVVTQAAWERRLDGKVLTPQDMRLLRRLEREGQERGGRILVVNWDRISGWGRDQYT; from the exons ATGGGCAAGCTACAGCCAGATTGTGATCCCAAtgatctccctcctccgtACGAACAGGTGGTCTCTGGACAACCCTCTTTGGACGactctcttccacctctgGCTGGACCTTCCACAGCGACACCCCCGATCGCCGACAATGAAgtacaagacaatgacagaTCTGAGATTACTGAGCGACCGTCTACAACCATGTCCCCCTTTTTGAGTCAAGATCCCACCGCACTTCACAGTCTTATCAGCCACGAGGCTCGCATACCCCCACGACCGTGTCTAAGTGTCCGCGGCGCACATCAAGAGACCCACCCCGACCGAAATGATCGCAAGGAAAACCGCACGGAGTCTGTGGTCGATTTTGACTTCCGGATCAATCTGACAAATTACTTGGTGGGCGACCCCGATCACGATGCAGGCTGGTATCAGTTGCGCGTAGCGCGGGACGGGGATGGGCAAAAGCTATATCGGGGTGGGCGATGTCGGTCGCGTACGTGGAAGCGAAACGcaagagggaggagggtCAGGCTGCCAACCGAAGAAGACGGTACTGCTACTGAAAATGTCGGGTTGGTCGAGGATGATGCAGGACCGGATCTCATGGGCTGGTGTGAGCGGTTCTGCCAGGACCCCTCCCCAGTCAAATC CTTCACGTTCACCCGGCACATCGAGAACTTCAACTCATCTATCATCCATTCTACTCTAACTTCCCATCTACGGTCTCTCAACTATCAAGGCAACATCGACATCTCCACATCCTTCTCCAACCGGTTGTTTACGGTCTATTCGCCACATTGGATTAACCGTGCCCGTAACAATAACTTTGTGTACTATACCTGTCTTATTCTTCAACTGTGGCTGATCACCTGGCCGATTATTTGGCTCCTGGAGCGTCGGTACGCCGTTGTTGGGTCCGTGTGGCTGTTCTCCCGGGAGGTAGGATCCCAGCACGTCTACGCACGTAATCGAGATGAAGCTGGTATCGCGGAGGATTTGGCCCCGGTGGTTACCCAAGCTGCATGGGAACGACGGTTAGACGGCAAGGTCCTCACTCCGCAGGACATgcgacttcttcggcggcttGAGCGTGAGGGTCAAGAGCGTGGCGGACGAATTCTGGTAGTGAACTGGGATCGGATCAGCGGATGGGGCCGTGACCAGTATACTTGA
- a CDS encoding glycoside hydrolase 5 family protein (endo-beta-mannanase), with product MKLNPSLLTAAGLVSAQLASALPQASSSTVSPSPSPSATPGSFVTTSGLNFVIDGKTGYFAGSNSYWIGFQKNNDDVDLVFSHLQESGLKILRVWGFNDVNQKPTDGSVYYHLLADGTATVNEGEDGLQRLDYVVSSAEKHGIKLIINFVNFWDDYGGINAYVKAFGGSKEGFYTNDAMQAAYRAYIKAVISRYSDSTAIFAWELANEPRCQGCETTVLYNWIESTSQYIKSLDSKHLVCIGDEGFGLDTGSDGSYPYQYSEGSDFAKNLAIPTIDFGTFHLYPSSWGTTNDWGNGWVTSHGAACKAAGKPCLFEEYGVTSDHCAVEKPWQNTALNTTAISGDLYWQYGDQLSGGPSPDDGNTFYYGTDDFKCLVTDHIAAINSRK from the exons ATGAAGCTTAACCCTTCACTCCTCACCGCAGCCGGCCTGGTGTCGGCCCAATTGGCCTCTGCTCTTCCCCAAGCGTCATCCTCAACTGTCTCGCCCAGTCCGAGTCCATCCGCCACACCCGGTTCTTTCGTTACTACTTCAGGTCTCAACTTTGTGATCGATGGCAAGACAGGATATTTTGCCGGTTCCAACTCATACTGGattggattccagaagaacaacgaCGATGTGGATCTCGTGTTCAGTCACTTGCAGGAATCCGGTCTCAAGATCCTTCGTGTCTGGGGGTTCAATGATGTCAACCAGAAGCCCACCGATGGCTCGGTCTACTACCATCTGCTGGCAGATGGCACGGCAACCGTCAAtgagggtgaagatggcCTCCAGCGACTGGACTACGTGGTCTCCTCGGCAGAGAAGCACGGTATTAAGTTGATCATTAACTTCGTCAACTTCTGGGATGACTATGGTGGTATCAATGCCTATGTCAAGGCCTTCGGTGGGTCGAAGGAGGGCTTTTACACCAACGACGCCATGCAGGCAGCCTACCGCGCTTATATCAAGGCAGTCATTTCGCGGTACAGCGACTCTACCGCGATCTTTGCATGGGAACTGGCCAATGAGCCCCGTTGCCAGGGCTGTGAGACCACCGTGTTGTATAACTGGATCGAGAGTACCAGCCAGTATATCAAGTCGTTGGACTCGAAGCATCTGGTTTGCATCGGTGACG AGGGCTTCGGCCTCGACACTGGTTCGGATGGAAGCTATCCGTACCAATACTCTGAAGGAAGTGATTTTGCCAAGAACCTGGCTATTCCCACGATTGACTTCGGAACCTTCCATCTCTATCCAAGCAGCT GGGGAACCACGAATGACTGGGGCAACGGCTGGGTCACCTCGCACGGGGCAGCCTGCAAGGCGGCTGGAAAGCCTTGCCTGTTCGAGGAGTATGGAGTGACGTCGGACCATTGTGCCGTTGAGAAACCTTGGCAAAACACGGCACTTAACACGACTGCCATCTCAGGGGACCTCTACTGGCAGTACGGAGATCAGCTGAGCGGTGGACCATCACCAGACGATGGCAACACCTTCTACTATGGGACGGATGATTTCAAGTGTCTCGTGACTGACCATATTGCGGCCATCAACAGTCGTAAGTGA